Proteins encoded by one window of Microbulbifer salipaludis:
- a CDS encoding proline--tRNA ligase, with product MRASRYLIATQKETPNDAVVISHQLMLRAGMIRRLSSGLYTWLPTGLRVLRKVENIVREEMNNAGALEVLMPVVQPAELWEESGRWQQYGPELLRIQDRHNNPFCLGPTHEEVITDLIRNEVNSYKQLPANFYQIQTKFRDEIRPRFGVMRAREFTMKDAYSFHVNADSLQETYDVMHDAYCRIFDRIGLDYRPVLADTGSIGGSHSHEFHVLAQSGEDDIAFSSESRYAANVELAEAVAPTGERPAPSKDMQELHTPGHKTIAALEEAFGIAANTSVKTLIVLGETAEEGDEAPLVALVLRGDHDLNELKAEKLPGIASPLQFAPEARIAAELGCGIGSLGPVGMNIDVVVDRAAAHLADFVCGANKDDYHLTGVNWERDVALGRVEDLRNVVPGDASPDGKGTLEIKRGIEVGHIFQLGTKYSEAMNATVLDENGKEQVMAMGCYGIGVSRVVAAAIEQNHDDAGIIWPEAIAPFQLAIVPINMHKSEAVQQKCEHIYEALSAKGIDVLLMDEPKARLGGMLADTELMGIPHRIVVGDRGLEKGNIEYKGRRDSENQEFSADQILDILLEKIAH from the coding sequence ATGCGCGCATCCCGCTATCTGATCGCCACCCAGAAAGAAACTCCTAATGACGCAGTGGTCATCAGCCACCAGCTGATGCTGCGCGCCGGCATGATCCGCCGCCTGTCCTCCGGACTCTATACCTGGCTGCCCACGGGTCTGCGGGTACTGCGCAAGGTCGAGAACATTGTGCGCGAGGAGATGAACAACGCCGGCGCACTGGAAGTACTGATGCCGGTGGTGCAGCCGGCCGAGCTGTGGGAAGAATCCGGCCGCTGGCAGCAATACGGCCCGGAGCTGCTGCGCATTCAGGACCGCCACAACAATCCCTTCTGCCTGGGCCCCACCCACGAAGAAGTGATCACCGACCTGATTCGCAACGAGGTCAACAGCTACAAGCAGCTGCCGGCCAACTTCTACCAGATCCAGACCAAGTTCCGCGATGAGATCCGCCCCCGCTTCGGCGTGATGCGCGCCCGCGAGTTCACCATGAAGGACGCCTACTCCTTCCATGTGAACGCGGACTCCCTGCAGGAAACCTACGACGTCATGCACGATGCCTACTGCCGCATTTTCGACCGCATCGGCCTCGACTACCGCCCGGTACTGGCAGATACCGGCTCCATCGGCGGTTCCCACTCCCACGAATTTCATGTGCTGGCCCAAAGCGGTGAGGACGATATCGCGTTTTCCTCCGAGAGCCGCTACGCCGCGAACGTGGAACTGGCCGAAGCCGTGGCCCCCACTGGCGAGCGCCCGGCGCCCAGCAAAGACATGCAGGAACTGCACACTCCGGGGCACAAAACCATTGCGGCGCTTGAGGAAGCATTCGGCATCGCCGCCAATACCTCGGTCAAAACCCTGATTGTATTGGGTGAAACTGCGGAAGAAGGCGACGAGGCGCCACTGGTGGCGCTGGTGCTGCGCGGTGACCACGACCTGAACGAGCTGAAGGCAGAGAAACTCCCGGGCATTGCCAGCCCGCTGCAATTTGCCCCGGAAGCGCGCATTGCCGCGGAGCTGGGCTGTGGTATCGGCTCCCTGGGCCCGGTGGGTATGAACATTGACGTGGTCGTCGACCGTGCAGCGGCCCACCTGGCGGATTTCGTGTGTGGTGCCAACAAAGATGACTACCACCTGACCGGTGTGAACTGGGAGCGCGATGTGGCGCTGGGCCGGGTCGAAGACCTGCGCAACGTGGTGCCGGGCGATGCCAGCCCGGATGGCAAAGGCACTTTGGAGATCAAGCGCGGCATCGAGGTTGGCCATATTTTCCAGCTGGGCACCAAGTACAGTGAGGCGATGAATGCCACGGTACTGGACGAGAACGGCAAGGAGCAGGTGATGGCCATGGGCTGTTACGGTATCGGCGTTTCCCGCGTGGTGGCCGCAGCCATCGAGCAGAACCACGACGATGCGGGCATCATCTGGCCGGAAGCCATCGCGCCGTTCCAGCTGGCGATTGTGCCGATCAACATGCATAAGAGTGAGGCGGTGCAGCAGAAGTGTGAGCACATCTACGAGGCGCTCTCGGCGAAAGGCATTGATGTACTGCTGATGGACGAGCCGAAAGCCCGTCTCGGCGGCATGCTGGCGGATACCGAGCTGATGGGCATCCCCCACCGCATCGTCGTCGGCGACCGCGGACTGGAAAAAGGCAATATCGAGTACAAGGGCCGTCGCGATTCTGAGAACCAGGAATTTTCTGCGGATCAGATTCTGGATATTCTGCTGGAGAAGATTGCCCACTAA
- a CDS encoding lytic transglycosylase domain-containing protein — translation MIRKVLSTLLLCLLSTAGYAQVKQVDPQLLAALKGAVTEADSFVDRFDAEVWLMSKSQPLARYIKEPEERMRVLKAIHREATRAGLQPEIVLAVIQIESAFNPYAVSRVGAQGMMQVMPFWKNEIGRPEDNLIDMDTNLRYGCTILKHYIKKAKGNMPNALAYYNGSYGRHTYSRKVLDAWVDRWR, via the coding sequence ATGATAAGAAAAGTTCTCTCCACATTGCTGCTGTGCCTGCTCAGCACCGCGGGCTACGCCCAGGTCAAGCAGGTGGACCCCCAGCTACTGGCCGCGCTCAAAGGTGCCGTGACCGAAGCCGACTCCTTCGTCGACCGCTTCGATGCCGAAGTGTGGCTGATGTCAAAGTCCCAACCCCTGGCCCGCTACATCAAGGAACCGGAAGAACGCATGCGGGTGCTCAAGGCCATACACCGGGAAGCCACACGCGCGGGACTGCAGCCGGAAATTGTGCTGGCCGTGATACAGATCGAAAGCGCATTTAACCCCTACGCAGTGTCCCGTGTGGGTGCCCAGGGCATGATGCAGGTGATGCCCTTCTGGAAAAATGAAATCGGTCGACCCGAAGACAACCTGATCGACATGGACACCAATCTCCGCTACGGGTGCACCATCCTCAAGCACTACATCAAGAAAGCGAAAGGCAACATGCCCAACGCCCTGGCCTATTACAACGGCAGCTACGGCCGTCATACTTACAGCCGCAAGGTGCTCGATGCCTGGGTCGATCGCTGGCGCTGA
- a CDS encoding helix-turn-helix transcriptional regulator → MDYRFFTGAACGLLLLAAARIAIGHRHRVGSWWLLILMFGASLYLLRPLLDNQSALTGLLINLPTLLIPGAFWVFTYQLCNDKEPFPRWGWVVIGVEIAIDLASQLHLHPFFYLLAQPCKLGLIGAGLATLMQQLQSDLVNERRQLRIGLLIAIGSYMVIVVCAEFVFSYFPIPAGVATLHAIMASALAFAACLWLLALSPRALEESLPSITEDSEPTAPAESPTRPEPLDANQQVLLTKLQQHMQAGGYRHTGLTIRELADQLATREHALRALINQHLGFRNFNEYLNQFRIDEASRRLCDPNEAHLPVLSIALDIGYRSLSPFNAAFKRRHNQTPTEFRRAQLPE, encoded by the coding sequence ATGGATTATCGTTTTTTTACCGGCGCTGCTTGCGGCCTGCTGCTGCTCGCCGCGGCACGCATTGCGATCGGGCACCGACACCGGGTTGGCAGCTGGTGGCTTCTGATTCTGATGTTCGGCGCGAGCCTGTATTTGCTGCGCCCACTGCTGGATAACCAAAGCGCGCTGACAGGCCTGCTCATCAACCTGCCCACTCTCCTGATTCCCGGTGCTTTCTGGGTTTTTACCTACCAGCTGTGCAACGACAAAGAACCATTTCCCCGCTGGGGCTGGGTCGTGATCGGGGTGGAAATTGCGATTGACCTTGCCAGCCAACTACACCTACACCCATTTTTTTATCTACTGGCACAGCCCTGTAAATTGGGACTGATCGGCGCGGGACTTGCGACACTGATGCAACAGCTGCAGTCCGACCTGGTGAATGAGCGCCGGCAATTGCGCATTGGCCTGCTGATCGCGATCGGCAGTTACATGGTGATTGTGGTGTGCGCGGAATTTGTATTTTCCTATTTTCCCATTCCAGCGGGTGTTGCCACCCTGCACGCTATCATGGCCAGCGCTCTCGCCTTCGCCGCCTGCTTGTGGTTGCTCGCCCTGTCTCCCAGGGCCCTGGAAGAATCACTTCCCAGCATCACAGAGGACTCGGAGCCAACCGCACCGGCGGAGTCACCCACCCGGCCAGAGCCGCTGGACGCAAACCAGCAAGTTTTGCTGACAAAATTACAACAGCACATGCAAGCGGGCGGTTATCGCCATACCGGCCTGACCATCCGCGAGCTGGCGGATCAACTGGCAACCCGCGAACATGCGTTGCGCGCACTGATCAACCAGCACCTGGGGTTCCGCAACTTCAACGAGTACCTGAATCAATTCCGCATCGATGAAGCCAGCCGCCGCCTGTGCGACCCCAATGAGGCGCACCTGCCGGTACTCTCGATTGCACTGGATATTGGTTATCGCTCACTGAGCCCGTTCAATGCGGCCTTCAAGCGCCGCCATAACCAGACGCCCACCGAGTTTCGGCGAGCACAGTTACCCGAGTGA
- a CDS encoding c-type cytochrome produces MKSMIHTAVCGIFTACVAGFSAVAVSETIEEKYQRACHVCHASGVANAPKVHDPEAWKPRLDKGMDALVSSIKNGMNAMPPGGLCADCTDEEYKALIKFMSEPKQ; encoded by the coding sequence ATGAAATCAATGATTCATACTGCGGTGTGCGGCATTTTTACGGCGTGTGTGGCGGGTTTTTCTGCCGTTGCCGTGTCGGAGACCATTGAGGAGAAGTATCAGCGGGCCTGTCATGTCTGCCACGCCAGTGGCGTTGCCAATGCACCCAAGGTACATGACCCCGAGGCGTGGAAGCCCCGTCTCGACAAGGGCATGGATGCGCTGGTGAGTTCCATTAAAAATGGGATGAATGCCATGCCTCCGGGCGGCCTGTGTGCGGACTGCACGGACGAGGAGTACAAGGCGCTGATCAAGTTTATGTCCGAGCCCAAACAGTAA
- a CDS encoding peptidyl-prolyl cis-trans isomerase, with translation MDLRWIKDPSLQFAAVGAALFALHGLFQTVSPGDGQEIVITQNRIQHLSNVFERGWQRPPGPDELQGLIDEYVREEVLYREAVKMGLDENDTVIRRRLRMKMEFLAKDLVDAIEPTDQVLETFYSSNLDKYTVPSHYTFEQVFLDSGKRTEVAEDARLVLTKLTAGTDPQTLSDSNLLEYRYDNVSSERIDRLFGSDFSQQFLELETGQWAGPLTSAYGEHLVRISSCEPRHQADFNEIKADVLRDWQQAEQKNILQAQYETLRANYRIRVAAPTAGDAEGAQ, from the coding sequence ATGGACTTGCGTTGGATCAAGGATCCCAGCCTTCAATTCGCCGCGGTTGGCGCCGCACTCTTCGCCCTCCATGGACTGTTCCAGACTGTCTCCCCCGGAGATGGGCAGGAAATCGTCATCACCCAGAACCGCATCCAGCACCTGTCGAATGTCTTCGAGCGCGGCTGGCAACGTCCCCCGGGTCCCGACGAACTGCAGGGTCTGATCGACGAATACGTCCGCGAAGAGGTGCTGTACCGGGAAGCGGTCAAAATGGGTCTGGACGAAAACGATACCGTGATCCGCCGCCGGCTGCGGATGAAGATGGAGTTTCTCGCGAAAGATCTGGTGGACGCCATTGAGCCCACCGATCAGGTACTGGAGACGTTTTACTCCAGCAACCTCGACAAGTACACCGTGCCCTCTCACTACACCTTTGAACAGGTGTTTCTCGACAGCGGCAAACGCACAGAAGTCGCCGAAGATGCGCGACTCGTCCTCACCAAGCTCACCGCCGGCACCGACCCCCAGACGCTCAGCGACAGCAATCTGCTGGAATACCGGTATGACAATGTGAGCAGCGAGCGTATTGACCGCTTGTTTGGCAGTGATTTTTCCCAACAGTTTCTCGAACTGGAGACTGGCCAGTGGGCGGGGCCCCTCACCTCCGCCTATGGCGAGCACCTGGTTCGAATTTCATCCTGCGAGCCCCGGCATCAGGCCGACTTCAACGAGATTAAAGCGGATGTACTGCGCGACTGGCAGCAGGCAGAGCAGAAAAACATTCTGCAGGCCCAGTATGAAACCCTGCGCGCAAACTACCGAATTCGTGTTGCGGCACCGACCGCAGGGGACGCGGAGGGCGCACAATGA
- a CDS encoding HupE/UreJ family protein has protein sequence MRRLLLWIALLCTALSASLPSISFAHELRPAALSIVQTAAEQFDVTWRVPARGEMRLSLYVQFDDQTLERSLPSAQMVGGYYVERWEISHPQALVGSTISIDGLANTMTDALVRISWLGGREQVSRLMPDQTQLQVENRAGMLQVAGTYFVLGIEHILLGIDHLLFVLALVVLVSGGGQLVATITAFTLAHSITLALAVLGVVTVPQAPVEAVIALSIVFIATEILHKLEGRKTLAIRKPWVVAFGFGLLHGLGFAGALSEIGVPEHAIPLSLGLFNIGVEAGQLAFIAGVAGLMHLLRRVKPVQLWEVRTGTSITAASALPVAYLVGGLSAWWLIDRTIALVVV, from the coding sequence ATGAGACGCCTGCTACTGTGGATCGCCCTGCTCTGCACCGCCCTCTCGGCCAGCCTCCCCAGTATCAGCTTCGCCCATGAACTGCGCCCGGCCGCACTGAGTATTGTGCAGACCGCAGCGGAACAGTTTGATGTAACCTGGCGAGTCCCCGCCCGTGGCGAGATGCGACTGTCACTGTACGTGCAGTTTGATGACCAGACCCTCGAGCGCAGCCTGCCCAGCGCCCAGATGGTCGGGGGCTATTACGTCGAGCGCTGGGAAATTTCCCATCCCCAGGCACTGGTCGGCAGTACAATTTCCATCGACGGGCTCGCCAATACCATGACCGACGCGCTGGTGCGTATCAGCTGGCTGGGAGGACGGGAACAGGTCAGCCGCCTGATGCCGGACCAGACCCAGCTGCAGGTTGAAAACCGGGCGGGCATGCTGCAGGTTGCGGGAACCTATTTTGTGCTGGGTATCGAGCATATCCTGCTGGGCATCGACCACCTGCTGTTTGTGCTGGCGCTGGTGGTGCTGGTAAGTGGCGGCGGGCAACTGGTCGCCACCATTACCGCCTTTACACTGGCGCACAGTATCACTCTGGCGCTTGCCGTACTGGGCGTGGTCACCGTGCCCCAGGCACCGGTCGAGGCCGTCATTGCATTGAGTATCGTGTTTATTGCCACGGAGATTCTGCACAAGCTGGAAGGGCGGAAAACCCTCGCCATACGCAAGCCGTGGGTGGTGGCGTTTGGATTCGGGCTGTTGCATGGACTCGGCTTTGCCGGCGCGTTGTCCGAAATCGGGGTTCCGGAGCATGCGATTCCCCTGTCTCTGGGGCTGTTCAATATCGGCGTGGAAGCGGGTCAGTTGGCGTTTATTGCCGGTGTCGCCGGACTGATGCATCTGCTGCGGCGGGTAAAGCCGGTACAACTGTGGGAGGTGCGTACCGGCACTTCGATCACGGCGGCCTCTGCGCTGCCGGTGGCCTATCTGGTGGGCGGGCTTTCCGCCTGGTGGCTGATCGACCGCACCATCGCACTGGTGGTGGTTTAA
- a CDS encoding Lrp/AsnC family transcriptional regulator — translation MKVDRHNLKILEVLQTNARISNLNLADQIGLSESACLARVKKLTSEKFIREFQAEINLEKVRHAEFYVNVALKRQDSKTSESFRRAINKIEQIVSCVKMSGEFDYMLRFVCPDAADFNRVSEQLLADEDAAITRMTSHLVIEKTKPFTGYPLELLFQD, via the coding sequence GTGAAAGTAGACCGCCACAACCTGAAAATTCTCGAAGTGCTGCAGACCAATGCCCGGATCAGCAATCTCAACCTGGCCGACCAGATTGGCCTTTCCGAGAGTGCCTGCCTGGCGCGGGTGAAGAAGCTCACCAGTGAAAAGTTTATCCGCGAGTTCCAGGCCGAGATCAACCTGGAGAAGGTGCGCCACGCAGAGTTTTACGTCAATGTGGCGCTGAAGCGTCAGGACTCGAAAACCAGCGAGAGCTTTCGCCGAGCCATCAACAAGATCGAGCAGATCGTTTCCTGTGTGAAAATGTCCGGCGAGTTTGACTACATGCTGCGATTTGTGTGCCCGGATGCGGCGGACTTCAATCGCGTGTCGGAACAATTGCTGGCGGATGAGGATGCGGCGATTACCCGCATGACGTCGCACCTGGTGATTGAGAAAACCAAGCCGTTTACCGGCTATCCCCTGGAGCTTCTGTTCCAGGATTGA
- a CDS encoding pyridoxal phosphate-dependent aminotransferase, which translates to MMYSPRFSKQSQALHSADADVWAVSDRAHDLADKGEDVIFLCVGDPNFDTPEPILDFARARLGVGRTHYSPAAGEAVLRRAIADIESKVSPHPCSPDDVVVFPGGTNAIFAVLSCLLNPGEQIVIPEPMYIGYVPITDALQLDVRKVACPAQQGFAFDIETIKQAITDDTRAVMINTPVNPTGAMATPEQLRELAAYCRARNVWLISDEMYSMITFARRHTSLRAAAEQLDNVIVIDGLSKSHAMSGWRLGWAVAQGEMVERLIEFAGATIFGVPQFIQEAAAFALEFDTYFVSQMREAYEKRRDLIVERVGRIPGLSCYSPDAGMFVMVDVSEVAESGEAFADALLDAELVSVLPGKPFGPSAVNHVRLTLAAEESELSRALDRIERFVTGGCLKAG; encoded by the coding sequence ATGATGTACAGCCCCCGATTCAGCAAACAGAGCCAGGCCTTGCACTCCGCCGACGCCGACGTCTGGGCGGTCAGCGATCGTGCCCACGACCTTGCCGACAAGGGGGAGGATGTCATTTTCCTGTGTGTGGGTGACCCCAACTTCGATACCCCGGAGCCCATTCTCGATTTCGCCCGCGCTCGCCTGGGGGTAGGCCGTACCCACTACTCGCCGGCGGCTGGCGAGGCAGTGCTGCGCCGTGCCATTGCGGATATCGAAAGCAAGGTATCACCCCACCCCTGTAGCCCCGATGACGTGGTGGTGTTCCCCGGCGGCACCAATGCCATTTTTGCCGTGCTCTCCTGCCTGTTGAACCCGGGCGAGCAGATCGTCATCCCTGAGCCCATGTACATCGGCTATGTGCCCATTACCGATGCCCTGCAACTGGACGTCCGGAAGGTCGCCTGCCCGGCGCAGCAGGGCTTTGCCTTTGATATCGAAACCATCAAACAGGCGATTACCGATGACACCCGCGCGGTTATGATCAACACCCCGGTCAACCCCACCGGAGCCATGGCAACCCCGGAGCAGTTGCGCGAGCTTGCCGCCTATTGCCGGGCGCGCAATGTGTGGCTGATTTCTGATGAAATGTATTCCATGATCACCTTCGCGCGCCGACATACTTCCCTGCGCGCGGCGGCCGAGCAGCTGGATAATGTGATCGTGATTGACGGCCTGTCCAAGTCCCACGCGATGAGCGGTTGGCGTCTGGGCTGGGCGGTGGCGCAGGGCGAGATGGTTGAGCGCCTGATCGAATTTGCCGGTGCGACCATTTTTGGGGTGCCTCAGTTTATCCAGGAGGCCGCCGCGTTCGCGCTGGAGTTCGATACCTATTTTGTAAGCCAGATGCGTGAGGCCTATGAGAAACGCCGCGACCTGATTGTGGAGCGGGTAGGGCGCATCCCGGGCCTCAGCTGCTACTCCCCGGATGCGGGCATGTTTGTGATGGTGGATGTGTCGGAAGTGGCGGAAAGCGGGGAAGCCTTTGCCGATGCACTGCTCGATGCGGAACTGGTTTCGGTACTACCGGGAAAACCGTTTGGTCCCAGTGCTGTGAACCACGTGCGACTGACACTGGCCGCGGAGGAGAGCGAGCTCTCCCGGGCGCTGGATCGCATTGAGCGGTTCGTGACGGGTGGTTGCCTGAAAGCCGGCTAA
- a CDS encoding autotransporter domain-containing protein gives MTSAPLALAEEPIFRSLVVFGDSLADNGNAGVFTNADPQGVYPRQPAVSFLADRLGVPAQNSCFGLGADFGGLIPCAPAPGSPDAQLAQILDSLRVNGPNWAVGGNRTADVLLDLVGPQRFRALFPNTTVADHNVLSTILPDASRCGADGVCDPAAGESPYLSTAEVLAATAAFNNPAALQALVDDPNNNITLTGVPFATGQGYLSQNMPSRSDLFFLNGGGNNILDGVRAGNLSLMSMERAATFLSTAASELKGAGAKYIVMTNAPRIGRTPAIVAQGQAAVEYANWGTELFNNALRRQLNYDVGNILLLDMEGILELVLQDPVAFGLADINQSATCYINCANPDPVYGANGTNPNPDLLVFYDGIHPTLVGQRVLADYYYETLTAAVGFGVLPDLGYQNLRQHRINIDHHLMSQRYRDPFTTVFFGASVGYAEPGAGPAISDEQPVWDGFLGMSFAGFEDFEWGLGLSYGGSEYEPDKLFFRSRNLNFSAFARWDDGFWFVDGGLGFSDIQYDDIERSIQLGHSFRHRLDADTDGEGYNAFVRAGYDASRNLASQMGPFVAVDWTEIDVNGFVERTRPMRTYTDRAGLPRDPLGLWVHGQDREYLRYRAGFFYNSPDAAEHQWFGELWLENTTGDDFADLGIGVKSIYNNWARLPSYRSDKTGFFQSGVGAMVGVSINEKLRVAADLLVRPDDSVGGLSLNYRF, from the coding sequence GTGACGAGCGCGCCCCTTGCTCTGGCGGAAGAACCCATATTCCGCTCGCTGGTAGTCTTTGGTGACAGCCTTGCCGACAACGGTAACGCGGGCGTGTTTACCAACGCCGATCCCCAGGGCGTTTACCCGCGTCAGCCCGCGGTTTCTTTTCTCGCCGACCGTCTGGGTGTGCCCGCACAGAATTCCTGCTTTGGTCTGGGCGCCGATTTCGGCGGGCTGATTCCCTGCGCCCCAGCGCCGGGTAGCCCGGACGCACAGCTTGCGCAGATCCTTGATTCGCTGCGGGTCAACGGCCCCAACTGGGCGGTGGGAGGCAACCGCACCGCCGATGTGCTGCTGGACCTGGTGGGACCGCAGCGTTTTCGTGCGCTGTTCCCCAACACCACCGTGGCCGATCACAATGTGCTCTCGACCATCTTGCCGGACGCAAGCCGCTGCGGTGCCGATGGGGTGTGCGACCCGGCTGCGGGCGAGAGCCCTTATCTGAGCACCGCGGAAGTACTCGCCGCCACGGCGGCGTTCAATAATCCGGCTGCGCTGCAGGCGCTGGTGGATGACCCGAACAACAACATCACCCTTACCGGTGTGCCGTTTGCCACCGGCCAGGGGTACCTGTCGCAGAATATGCCGTCGCGCAGTGATCTCTTTTTCCTGAACGGGGGCGGCAACAATATTCTCGACGGTGTGCGCGCGGGTAACCTGAGTCTCATGTCGATGGAGCGTGCGGCCACCTTCCTCTCCACCGCCGCCAGCGAACTCAAGGGCGCTGGAGCCAAGTACATCGTGATGACGAATGCGCCGAGAATCGGGCGCACCCCCGCGATCGTTGCCCAGGGGCAGGCCGCCGTCGAGTATGCCAACTGGGGCACCGAGTTATTCAATAACGCCCTGCGGCGCCAGCTGAATTATGACGTGGGGAATATCTTGCTACTGGATATGGAAGGGATACTGGAGCTGGTACTGCAGGACCCGGTGGCGTTCGGCCTCGCCGACATCAACCAGAGCGCTACCTGTTATATCAATTGCGCCAACCCGGACCCGGTCTACGGTGCCAACGGCACTAATCCCAACCCGGACCTGCTGGTGTTTTATGACGGGATTCACCCCACCCTGGTGGGGCAGCGTGTGCTCGCCGACTACTACTACGAGACACTGACCGCCGCGGTGGGTTTTGGCGTGTTGCCGGACCTCGGGTATCAGAACCTGCGCCAGCATCGCATCAATATCGATCATCACCTGATGTCCCAGCGCTACCGTGATCCGTTTACCACGGTATTTTTCGGTGCCAGTGTGGGCTACGCAGAACCGGGCGCCGGCCCGGCGATCAGTGACGAGCAGCCCGTGTGGGATGGCTTTCTAGGCATGAGCTTCGCGGGCTTTGAAGACTTCGAATGGGGCCTCGGCCTGTCCTACGGTGGCAGTGAGTACGAGCCCGACAAGCTGTTTTTCCGCTCCCGCAATTTGAACTTCAGTGCCTTTGCCCGTTGGGACGACGGCTTCTGGTTTGTGGATGGTGGCCTCGGCTTCTCCGACATCCAGTACGATGACATTGAGCGCAGCATCCAGCTGGGGCACAGCTTCCGTCACCGGCTGGACGCAGACACCGACGGTGAAGGCTACAACGCCTTTGTGCGCGCCGGTTATGACGCAAGCCGCAATCTCGCTAGCCAGATGGGGCCCTTTGTCGCGGTCGACTGGACCGAAATTGATGTGAACGGGTTTGTCGAGCGCACCCGTCCCATGCGCACCTACACCGACCGCGCGGGCCTGCCCCGGGACCCCCTGGGGCTCTGGGTGCACGGGCAGGACCGGGAGTACCTGCGCTACCGCGCCGGCTTCTTTTACAACAGCCCGGATGCCGCGGAACACCAGTGGTTTGGCGAGCTGTGGCTGGAAAACACCACCGGCGATGACTTTGCCGATCTTGGTATCGGGGTCAAATCCATCTATAACAACTGGGCGCGCCTGCCCTCCTATCGCAGCGACAAAACCGGCTTCTTCCAGAGTGGTGTTGGTGCCATGGTGGGGGTGAGTATCAATGAAAAGCTGCGGGTGGCGGCAGACCTACTGGTGCGCCCGGACGACAGCGTGGGGGGGCTGAGCCTGAACTATCGGTTCTGA